A single Cyclopterus lumpus isolate fCycLum1 chromosome 15, fCycLum1.pri, whole genome shotgun sequence DNA region contains:
- the sft2d1 gene encoding vesicle transport protein SFT2A — translation MDKLRRVLSGQEENEELGLTDQVLDASTLSYSTRVKWFVICFAGGILCSILGSALLFLPNGVKLFAVFYTIGNIAALSSTCFLMGPLKQLKRMFEPKRLIATIVMLLCLVLTLCAVFWWHKKGLAIIFCILQFLAMTWYSISYIPFARDAVMKCFTTCLS, via the exons ATGGACAAGCTCCGTCGTGTGTTAAGCGGCCAAGAGGAGAACGAAGAGCTGGGTCTCACCGACCAG GTCCTCGATGCCAGCACTCTCAGCTACAGCACCCGGGTGAAATGGTTTGTCATATGCTTTGCTGGAGGCATCCTGTGTTCAATACTC GGTTCAGCACTGCTGTTCCTTCCGAATGGAGTCAAGCTTTTCGCCGTCTTCTACACTATAGGGAACATCGCAGCTCTTTCCAG CACCTGCTTCCTAATGGGACCACTAAAACAGCTGAAGCGCATGTTTGAACCAAAAAGACTGATAGCCACCATTGTCATGCTG CTCTGCCTGGTCTTGACTCTTTGTGCAGTGTTTTGG tggCATAAAAAGGGGCTTGCTATCATCTTCTGTATTTTGCAGTTTCTGGCAATGACATG GTATAGCATTTCTTACATTCCATTTGCCAG